In Aspergillus nidulans FGSC A4 chromosome IV, a single window of DNA contains:
- a CDS encoding uncharacterized protein (transcript_id=CADANIAT00000069), translated as MATQTGHLLLRSLAIFREIADYLQNEEGDDELGKFFGHINAYAVILIDCLSPLDHSRSRSSDLEPLLHLLLLKLTTFFRCSVLHEYESTLPPSNHFRRLTALVYYWGSAEEHREKLSHTQQCLDFTSQEQRAEMTLLLRGCVATLLSQSSDEPPVAAEHRARPKGGDKPSSVYLSAGTVFQALAASSRACSEVHNHNCAARLRLSTHHKQESEQDEFEALITLSLSCHIWQETRIQAVAPGLPATRKAAVRFALPETSCEKSQNRRRRRLAIIRLCEQIEKLKSKPLMRLNLVVEDGKLWKDQSSRIERPVNQSDTQLSLADIIKYRPASMTEKVKRVLAVLLAYSVLHLHATPWMRSSNFRADDILFFGTSATIPLKPYLQSELNETHYDSAHPIDADELDPDDLPSHPFPDIVMLAILLMEIYLIQPVESLAEQVGMDFEDWELVDDNTRYSIAIAVYDRFKVDFPDNYRQAIDRCLDPNLGFDENDEELSPDGLKMLIYDEIVQPLEEELDQGFGNTIQIEKLDEVAQTMDLSRWGQMRQLKPVSPMSTAPSTPDQSTVSPEGSISISRTSTFWASSERLVSSTGSIMSHRDYTVGWICALPKELAAAQALLDELHPPLPQDPSDLNNYTLGRMGAHNVVMACLPSGLMGTVSAARVASHMRSTFKWLRFGLMVGIGGGVPGEKDIRLGDVVVGEPNGPFGGVIQYDFGKTVQNGEFRRTGFLNRPPDLLLTAISRLKADHYRNRADLSRHLSDMFERYPHLSRDFSYPGAEYDILFESNYDHAGVRSSCDSCDSSRLLHREPRKSHSPHIHYGLIASGNQVMRDGKTREQLRNDLNVLCFEMEAAGIVDVFPCLVVRGICDYSDSHKNKIWQGYAAATAAAYAKELLGVISGSQINNAERLGSFQP; from the exons ATGGCAACCCAG ACTGGCCACCTTCTATTGAGGTCACTTGCGATTTTCCGCGAGATTGCTGATTATCTTCAAAATGAAGAGGGTGACGATGAGTTGGGAAAATTCTTTGGGCACATCAATGCGTACGCCGTTATCCTGATCGACTGCCTCTCGCCACTCGATCACAGTCGATCCAGGTCCAGCGACCTTGAACCGCTACTCCATCTGTTACTATTGAAATTGACGACGTTTTTTCGGTGCTCAGTTTTGCACGAGTATGAGTCCACGCTTCCGCCATCGAATCACTTCAGACGCTTGACAGCATTAGTATACTATTGGGGCTCAGCTGAGGAGCACCGGGAAAAACTGTCTCATACGCAGCAGTGCTTAGATTTCACCTCGCAGGAGCAGAGAGCTGAGATGACGCTTCTACTTCGTGGGTGCGTTGCGACTTTGCTGTCTCAGAGTTCTGACGAGCCGCCAGTAGCGGCAGAACACCGAGCGCGACCAAAAGGGGGAGACAAACCATCGTCTGTGTATTTGAGTGCAGGCACTGTGTTCCAGGCACTCGCTGCTTCGTCAAGAGCATGTTCTGAAGTGCATAATCATAATTGCGCCGCCAGACTTCGCTTATCGACTCACCACAAACAAGAGAGCGAGCAGGATGAGTTTGAGGCTCTCATCACGCTCAGTTTGAGTTGTCATATCTGGCAAGAAACACGAATCCAGGCCGTAGCCCCAGGCCTTCCGGCTACGAGGAAAGCGGCCGTCAGATTTGCGCTACCGGAAACCAGCTGCGAAAAGTCTCAAAATCGTCGGCGTCGTCGCTTGGCCATCATTAGACTATGTGAGCagattgagaagctcaaatcTAAGCCTCTGATGCGGCTTAATCTGGTGGTTGAGGATGGCAAGCTCTGGAAAGACCAGTCCTCTCGTATTGAGCGTCCAGTAAATCAATCCGATACCCAGCTGTCTCTCGCAGATATCATAAAGTATCGTCCGGCTAGCATGACCGAGAAGGTAAAACGGGTTCTGGCAGTTTTGTTGGCTTATTCCGTTCTGCATCTTCACGCCACACCGTGGATGCGGTCCTCTAATTTCAGAGCGGATGATATACTTTTCTTCGGTACATCCGCCACAATCCCACTGAAACCATATTTACAGTCGGAGTTGAATGAAACACACTATGACTCAGCACATCCCATAGATGCTGATGAGCTCGATCCAGACGACCTGCCATCACATCCGTTTCCTGACATTGTCATGTTAGCTATATTGCTCATGGAGATATACCTGATCCAACCTGTCGAGTCACTGGCGGAGCAGGTTGGCATGGACTTCGAGGATTGGGAATTGGTCGATGACAATACGAGGTATTCAATTGCGATCGCAGTTTATGACCGATTCAAGGTTGATTTCCCGGATAACTACCGACAGGCCATTGATAGATGCCTTGACCCTAACCTAGGATTCGACGAGAACGACGAAGAACTAAGTCCGGATGGTTTGAAAATGTTGATTTACGATGAAATCGTACAGCCtctcgaggaagaacttGACCAGGGGTTTGGCAACACAATCCAGATCGAAAAACTGGATGAGGTCGCGCAAACCATGGACCTTAGTCGTTGGGGGCAAATGCGCCAACTCAAACCAGTTTCTCCCATGTCCACCGCACCTAGCACTCCTGATCAAAGTACCGTAAGTCCCGAAGGAAGCATATCGATCTCCAGAACTTCCACATTTTGGGCTTCTTCCGAGCGTCTAGTAAGCAGCACCGGTAGCATTATGAGCCATCGGGATTATACAGTAGGATGGATTTGCGCGCTTCCAAAAGAGCTGGCCGCTGCACAGGCACTCCTCGATGAGCTGCATCCGCCATTACCACAAGACCCGTCCGACCTCAACAACTATACACTGGGACGCATGGGAGCGCACAATGTAGTAATGGCTTGTCTTCCGTCGGGGTTGATGGGCACAGTCTCGGCAGCTCGAGTCGCAAGTCACATGCGGTCTACATTTAAATGGCTGAGGTTTGGTTTGATGGTAGGCATTGGTGGCGGAGTCcctggagagaaagacatCCGACTTGGTGATGTCGTTGTTGGGGAGCCTAATGGGCCGTTTGGTGGAGTCATCCAATACGACTTTGGAAAGACCGTCCAGAATGGAGAATTCCGCCGCACGGGTTTCCTTAACCGGCCTCCGGATTTGCTACTGACGGCCATCTCACGGCTCAAAGCGGATCACTATCGCAATAGAGCAGACCTTAGCCGACATTTGAGCGACATGTTTGAGAGATACCCGCATTTGAGCCGCGACTTCTCATACCCAGGTGCTGAATATGATATCCTCTTTGAGAGCAACTATGATCATGCCGGAGTCCGGTCGTCGTGTGATTCCTGTGATTCTTCTAGGTTACTTCATCGAGAACCGAGAAAATCACACTCCCCGCACATCCACTACGGCCTCATTGCCTCTGGGAACCAAGTGATGAGAGATGGGAAGACTCGCGAGCAATTGAGAAACGATCTAAACGTCTTATGTTTTGAGATGGAAGCCGCCGGCATAGTCGATGTGTTTCCCTGCCTTGTTGTCCGGGGGATCTGCGACTACTCCGACTCTCACAAGAATAAAATATGGCAGGGTTACGCGgcggcaacagcagcagcttaTGCAAAGGAACTCTTGGGTGTGATATCAGGCAGCCAAATCAATAATGCTGAGCGACTGGGAAGCTTTCAGCCTTAA
- a CDS encoding uncharacterized protein (transcript_id=CADANIAT00000068), producing MKAPAITATFLALTFTLLPCVTAQGVTVNSPCTGAGYACLSGNHAIASCDGRRWQLAAECGTQCLRCFMGGVEWDWRTGFAEHSS from the exons ATGAAGGCCCCAGCCATAACCGCCACTTTTCTCGCCCTCACCTTTACACTTCTTCCCTGCGTCACTGCACAAGGCGTGACGGTCAATTCTCCCTGCACGGGCGCCGGGTACGCATGCCTTTCGGGAAACCACGCCATCGCCTCATGCGACGGGCGACGCTGGCAGCTTGCGGCTGAATGTGGGACACAGTGCT TACGATGTTTCATGGGAGGAGTCGAGTGGGACTGGCGAACT GGCTTTGCGGAACATTCCTCCTGA
- a CDS encoding Rieske [2Fe-2S] domain protein (transcript_id=CADANIAT00000067) encodes MPELSLGRLSALTQTRYVIHLSDGKRLVLFRLPTIDAGGRSRAQNESGDGWSYYAMEAECPHAGGPMEAAQIDIEDSAYIASCPWHAYDFNVETGESSVGIKACTFPIDVQEDAVTLTYPSDGVSIEKLEPVSEKIKLKTPCSGTAAASAEPASTLAAAAPYLDEDATLCDWCAHILNTSNPEHKIELTAHLFSTFTEREGTPSPMTIIRGSPASLPPMPPRENLVEVRPSAMPKPGRGGSLKSRIAMLHALANIEQWAIDLAIDICVRFAEFQTSPTAQESARQLPRTFFHDWLKVANDEAKHFSLLRTRLEEMGSYFGALPVHHGLWESATKTAHDLRARISIISLVHEARGLDVNPMTIAKFRNARDDESVQALEIIHNDEITHVTTGHRWLTWICEQEHTDPVEVFRSNVRKYFVGGLKEPFNRDARAMAGMDGRYYDNLVY; translated from the coding sequence ATGCCAGAATTAAGCCTTGGCCGGCTCTCTGCGCTTACGCAGACCCGGTATGTCATTCACTTGTCGGATGGAAAACGCCTAGTGCTCTTCCGCCTGCCAACGATCGATGCTGGCGGGCGCAGCAGGGCGCAGAATGAGAGCGGTGATGGATGGTCCTACTACGCCATGGAAGCGGAGTGCCCGCACGCTGGCGGTCCTATGGAAGCTGCACAGATTGACATTGAAGACTCGGCCTATATCGCCTCCTGTCCATGGCATGCCTATGACTTCAATGTGGAGACGGGCGAATCGAGCGTCGGTATCAAAGCGTGCACATTTCCAATTGACGTCCAAGAGGACGCGGTGACTTTGACCTACCCATCGGATGGCGTCTCGATCGAGAAGTTGGAGCCTGTCAGCGAGAAGATTAAATTGAAAACTCCTTGCTCGGGTACTGCTGCGGCCTCAGCGGAGCCTGCATCAACCCTGGCGGCCGCTGCGCCGTATCTTGACGAGGATGCTACGCTTTGCGACTGGTGCGCCCATATCCTAAACACCTCGAATCCTGAACACAAGATCGAACTCACTGCCCATCTATTCTCAACTTTCACCGAAAGGGAGGGGACACCCTCACCGATGACCATCATTCGAGGAAGTCCTGCGTCACTCCCTCCCATGCCACCGCGGGAAAACCTCGTGGAAGTCCGGCCTAGCGCCATGCCAAAAccaggacgaggaggaagtcTGAAGAGTAGGATCGCTATGCTGCATGCTCTGGCCAACATCGAGCAGTGGGCCATTGATCTGGCTATAGACATCTGCGTGCGGTTCGCAGAGTTCCAAACCAGTCCAACAGCGCAGGAGTCTGCACGGCAATTACCCCGGACGTTCTTCCACGACTGGCTCAAGGTAGCCAATGATGAGGCCAAGCATTTCTCGTTACTGCGGACCCGcctggaggaaatgggttCCTACTTCGGCGCTCTCCCCGTTCACCACGGCTTGTGGGAATCTGCTACCAAGACAGCGCACGATCTTCGAGCAAGGATCAGCATCATCTCGCTCGTTCATGAAGCTCGTGGTCTCGATGTCAATCCAATGACCATTGCCAAGTTTCGCAATGCGCGTGATGACGAGAGCGTTCAAGCGCTCGAGATTATACACAATGATGAGATTACCCATGTGACAACCGGCCATAGATGGCTTACGTGGATCTGCGAGCAAGAACATACCGACCCAGTGGAGGTATTTCGCTCGAACGTACGCAAGTACTTCGTCGGAGGCCTCAAAGAGCCCTTCAACAGAGATGCCCGCGCAATGGCGGGCATGGACGGGCGCTATTACGACAACTTGGTCTACTGA